In Stigmatopora argus isolate UIUO_Sarg chromosome 17, RoL_Sarg_1.0, whole genome shotgun sequence, the following are encoded in one genomic region:
- the LOC144091951 gene encoding carbonic anhydrase 1-like: MSHAWGYAANNGPDKWSASFPIADGPRQSPIDINPGSAAHDGALKPLGLKYDPGTCLDILNNGHSFQVTFLDDTDASVLTGGPVAGVYRLKQFHFHWGASDDRGSEHTVVGNKYPAELHLVHWNTKYADFGEAAGKPDGLAVVGVFLQIGNENAHLQKVLDAFSAIQTKGKQTTFKNFDPSGLLPPRLDYWTYEGSLTTPPLLESVTWIVCKDPISVSSAQMAKFRSLLFSAEGEPECCMVDNYRPPQPLKGRQVRAFFM; this comes from the exons ATGTCTCACGCGTGGGGGTACGCCGCCAACAATG GTCCGGACAAGTGGTCCGCCAGCTTCCCCATCGCCGACGGTCCGCGCCAGTCGCCCATCGACATCAATCCGGGTTCGGCGGCGCACGACGGGGCGCTGAAGCCGCTCGGCCTCAAGTACGACCCGGGCACCTGCTTGGATATTCTCAATAACGGACACTCCTTCCAGGTCACCTTTCTGGACGACACGGACGCCTCCG TTTTGACGGGCGGCCCCGTCGCCGGAGTGTACCGTCTCAAGCAGTTCCACTTCCACTGGGGGGCGTCGGACGACAGGGGCTCGGAGCACACGGTGGTCGGGAACAAGTACCCTGCCgag CTTCACTTGGTGCACTGGAACACCAAATACGCCGATTTCGGGGAAGCCGCCGGCAAACCCGACGGGCTCGCCGTGGTGGGCGTTTTCCTGCAG ATTGGTAACGAAAATGCGCATCTGCAGAAAGTTCTGGACGCTTTCAGCGCCATCCAGACTAAA GGAAAGCAGACCACGTTCAAGAATTTCGACCCCAGCGGTCTCCTGCCCCCCCGACTGGACTACTGGACGTACGAGGGGTCCCTGACCACGCCCCCTCTGCTGGAGAGCGTCACCTGGATCGTCTGCAAAGATCCCATCAGCGTCAGCTCGGCTCAG ATGGCCAAATTCCGCAGCCTGCTCTTCTCGGCCGAGGGCGAACCCGAGTGCTGCATGGTGGACAACTATCGCCCCCCGCAGCCGCTCAAGGGTCGCCAAGTGCGCGCCTTCTTCATGTGA
- the rbis gene encoding ribosomal biogenesis factor codes for MGKNKQKGKKKANVFQVAANKHVKARNKAKPIRTSLKHINAVKNEKVENLNQMFSKVQRDVSGLSKQAKKPPQQIVKEPQKEAVNVDDAARLFSQL; via the exons atggggaaaaacaaacagaaaggcAAAAAGAAAGCAAATGTCTTCCAAGTGGCAGCAAACAAGCACGTGAAGGCCAGAAATAAAGCCAAGCCCATCCGGACATCGCTTAAACAC ATCAACGCCGTTAAGAACGAGAAAGTGGAGAACCTGAACCAGATGTTCTCCAAAGTCCAGAGGGATGTGAGTGGCCTTTCCAAACAAGCCAAGAAACCACCGCAACAG ATCGTCAAAGAGCCGCAAAAGGAGGCGGTGAATGTTGACGACGCGGCTCGGCTTTTTTCTCAACTCTGA